The genomic stretch AGACTCTCCACCATCCCCCACGTCCAACGAGACGTCAGGATCAGAGTCTCGAGCCGTCGCGTTTCACCCTCTGAGAGTAGCCAAGAGCCCCGGTGCATCGGCTCGAGACGACAGAAATGGAAGTCGAGATGACGCAGGCACGTGGACGTTAGCGTAAGTCTCAGAGTTGAATCTCGATCATCCTTCTCTGTCATTGTCTTTCCGAATGTCTCGTTGATTGCGCGTAACGAGTACCTTGTACCTTATATCTTACACCTTGTACCTTATACCTGCCCTGCACTCTCACCGACCGATCAATGCTAGTTGCTGTTTTCTCGCCTTTTATTTCAATCGAGCTTCCGAGAGCACGGATCCCCCTCGTCGAGACGGTATGTAGGTCACAGCCAGCATTATCTTTGCCGGATATATAAGGTGTCGAAGTATAAAACGAGTATAAAAGTCCCATTCACTTTAGGTATAATATACCCGTTTCGCGAAGATTAGAAGATTTTAACACGAGGAATTGTTGTTTTGCCGCCGAGATCAGCTATCTATCGTCAATTGTCCCtagcaaatttttcattcgccaATTATCGCCCCGGAATTTTGCGCGTGCGTTTATTTCTTTGCCAGCACGTGCTCGCGTATCCGTTATGTATACGGTATCCAGATTATAGATCGGTCGAGAAGCACTCAAGCTAGTAGCTGGATGGCCAAACCCCTTCGTTTACAGAAAAGCTGAATGGCCGTGGAAAGTTCTTATCAATTCGTCGCAGAGCGACCGCTGGGTTAAGGTCGTTTCGACATGCCGCTGTCTATGCGGTATATCTGCCTATATCAGGCCTAGTATACCCGACACGCGATGCCAAAATTTCACCTTTATATCTATCTATAATCGCGTTTAGATCTACATATAATTCGTAATTTACCCGCCCGTGTGAAACGCGAGAAATTGTAATCCATAACCGCAAAATACAGTCGGTCACTCCATTTCCCgcctttttttgttcattttaatCTCGATCCGTACAACCAGATTTCAGATTTGCAAGCACTGCGCGTTGTCCTGTTACTCAAAGTCAAAAGTCAATTCTAAACCGCCCGCGTGACGAATTCTCAACAAACTTAGACCGCAAATTCACCTAACACTGAGGCTTTTCGGATCAAATTCCAGACGATTATGCTCCGTATTATGCCGCCAGAGGATGTCCAAAAATACGCCCACATAAAACGCAAGAGCGTAGCCTTTCTGTCGAGTTTATTTAGGACGAAAAAGTTCGCTTCATCAGGAATGCGAATCGAGGACGAAGAAATGGAGCGAGCTCCGCGGATCGAGACGCAAGCCGGTGAGTTCCTACGTAAcgctcttctcttctcttctcttctcttcccaaGCTCAGTTCTTATCGTGACTGCATCCTCCTTATCCCACCCCCCCCGTAATCCCACTTCACCCTAGTAAGGGCTGCGATGCTTTGTTCCTTAACCACTTGACGCGGGTTATAAAGATAAGGGATACATAAGTATACGATATGACTCTTCTCTGCACCGATATGCGATGCAGTCAAGTGCGCTTTTGATATTGTCTGTAGGTAGGTGGGTTCTTGTCACATGCTTCGATAgtcttgaaaaaatccaatctGCCGTTATCGATACAGTATGAATTagagaaatttcaattctatAATAACTGATCACACGATCTAAGGTCGCAGTTTCATCTGTCGCGATAGGGAACttaagagaagaagaatataGCTGCCTCGATCGTTTGTCGTTTTGGTCTAATCGTAAGCTATAATTTGTATGAACATGCCGGACTTACACGGTCATATTGGTCACATACTATCCTGCAGGTTCTTTTCGCGAACTCAATGGTTCAATgttttgacgatatttttacgttaaTCGTGGAAAATAATGGTACTCGCTTCGATAGCGTTAGTACGAAGGTATATAGTCGATATTGCAGAAAAACGTTAAAGATAAATCGTTTTTTTAACGACCATTAGCACAGCCGCGCGTCCCCACCTTCTCCGTACTTATGCCGTCGTTATACATAGTCATGGAAGCGTCTCCTACCGGATATATCCATCAAAATCactgtcaaattttattatatcgatCTTGCTCGTAGCGAAGTCTAGCATTGCAAGGACTGGGCGACGATGCAGTGTACATGATATCATGTATCTTGTATGTGCCTGGCAGGATTTTAATTTTCCGGTAATCAAATCCTTTCGTTGCTGCAGTGACTTTAATTGAGATAAATGATGGCGATAATGAGATCTATATACGTGTAATGCCTATAAATAAtccttgtttattattattatcatcattatcgttattgttatcatcattattatacggTAACGGTAATCTGGCgagtgtatataaataaatgcctATAAATAATCCTGATTCGATATTACAACAGTGATTTCTACCGCTTATCAAAACGACAACAACGTCGCACGTATCCCGTCGACGCTGAGCGTCGCTGCCGCTGACGTAGTTGTAGCCTGCCAACCCCACCCGTCACCGTCGCACTCTACACTGACCTTGACTCCGGGAAGGACCAGAAACATTGACCAAGACATGGAGGCGCTTCGGCTCAGCCGACAGGATAATCCATTTTTGCAGGTGAGGCTGCGGGACGAAGTCCGACACAAATTATCATATtcgtggaagaaaaaaacaccttAAAATGGGTGCAAATTAGcttcctcaaatttttttcttacgggTATCTCAGCATCATCCATGAGTTCGAAGTGTGAATTTACGCCCAAGTATCTTTGAGCTCagattttacttattttccaTCAGGTCCTGGCGAGTCGGGAAAGCCTTGTGGAGTCGATCGAGGAGTCAGAATCTGACGACGCGATCTTGATGTCTCAGGTAAAATCGATAAAGACATTTGTAGCATATTGCGCATTACGATAAAGGTAGATAGCTAGTGGACGTGGGGAATAATGATACGTCGTACGGAGgtgttgaacatttttttgtcgTACAGGAACTCGGCGACGCGGATCCACTGACCCTCGCCCAAGTCCACGAACACCTGGTGCGAAGTCCACCGCCGGCGACATGGCCACACAATCCAATATTCCATTTCCCTCACCACAACAACCAGATCACCGATCACGGCAGTCAGGTCAGACTGCAGAACGATCAGCCTCAGGATCACAACCGGACGCGGCACTTCCTCATCGGCAAGGGACAACCCAAGAGTCCTAGTTTCCGAGGCACCGACAGTGTTCTCGAACTCTCCAGGAGCGAACCTTCCACGGATACGAGAGGTAAACTTTTGCTCTTCCAACCGTACAGGGCctttaagtttatttttttattttttcgatcgGAAGTCGGGTGTAGGCGTGTTTTACGGCTCACCTTAGGCTGataaaatttctgtaatttaGGAAATATTACGCTGATGTCCGCTAATCTCAAATCACATTTTTGCTTCGATGCAGTAACTGgaatgtatacctataagacctatataggtatagtccATTTCGTGCTTATTATTTACTCGTATCttcgaattaatttgaatttgtaccTGTGTGATCCTACATCTCTCAGATTCAACGCACCTACAAATTAAAACCAACATCTGACCATCGGAATACTGTAGATTTCATTTTATGTTGCATGCGAGTTAACGAAGCAAATGTTAATTACATCAGATTAGGGATTTACAACGGACGGACAAGCTTGACAAAAATATTCTGGCTTTCAGCGAGTTGAATTTGTATATTGTTACAACTACAATTCTATCCTTTACtaagtttcaaattcattcgacTCTAACGCAACAAAGAATTTTGTCTCTTCTTCACTCAACCACTGCTGAGGAAACTTTCTGAAGTTATAATTTAAGAATCATGTTTCTGTTAAAGATCGTCACTCGCACCCGTTTTCCTTGCTGAATCCAACGCCGATCCGATCTCTGTCGGAGGTGAGACGCCTGCACAGATCAGCGGACGACAACGTCCAGCTGATGTCCTCGGAGTAGACGAGGATTCGGACGATCCGCGAGGACGCGGACCGAGGAACCCTTTCTATTCAACTCGTTTGGACCTGGCTTTGAACTGCACAGAGGGCGGCGTTTTATCTACCGAAAGAAGATAAGATAATGCCGACGCCGCTTCTCTGCAACCGCGGATAATCTAGCCAAACATTACATTTGAGCCTTGGATTATATTTTACGGATATTTTTTGCGTGCTACTGTATTCGAGCGGTGACTATAGTATTATAACCGATCCAAGTATCTCAACTGGTAAAAAATCGTATCTAAGTCGTGATCACGCAACGACGCGGGAGTTT from Diprion similis isolate iyDipSimi1 chromosome 12, iyDipSimi1.1, whole genome shotgun sequence encodes the following:
- the LOC124413517 gene encoding uncharacterized protein LOC124413517, whose amino-acid sequence is MLRIMPPEDVQKYAHIKRKSVAFLSSLFRTKKFASSGMRIEDEEMERAPRIETQAVISTAYQNDNNVARIPSTLSVAAADVVVACQPHPSPSHSTLTLTPGRTRNIDQDMEALRLSRQDNPFLQVLASRESLVESIEESESDDAILMSQELGDADPLTLAQVHEHLVRSPPPATWPHNPIFHFPHHNNQITDHGSQVRLQNDQPQDHNRTRHFLIGKGQPKSPSFRGTDSVLELSRSEPSTDTRDRHSHPFSLLNPTPIRSLSEVRRLHRSADDNVQLMSSE